Proteins encoded in a region of the Zea mays cultivar B73 chromosome 4, Zm-B73-REFERENCE-NAM-5.0, whole genome shotgun sequence genome:
- the LOC103655916 gene encoding auxin response factor 15, which yields MLHMFCKTLTASDTSTHVGFSVPHRAAEDCFPPLDYSQQRPSQELVAKDLHGTEWRFRHIYRGQPRRHLLTTGWSAFVNKKKLVSRDAVLFLRGDNGELRLGVRRAAQLKNGSAFPALYNQCSNLGSLPNVAHVVATKSVFHIYYNPR from the exons ATGCTGCACATGTTCTGTAAGACGCTCACGGCCTCCGACACCAGCACGCATGTCGGCTTCTCCGTGCCGCACCGCGCCGCCGAGGACTGCTTCCCGCCTCTG GACTACAGCCAGCAGCGACCGTCGCAGGAGCTTGTGGCCAAGGATTTGCACGGAACCGAGTGGAGGTTCCGCCACATTTATCGAG GGCAGCCCCGCAGACACCTTTTAACCACTGGATGGAGTGCCTTTGTCAACAAGAAGAAGCTTGTCTCAAGGGACGCCGTACTATTTTTGAG GGGTGATAATGGGGAGCTAAGACTTGGAGTGCGCCGTGCAGCTCAGCTTAAAAATGGATCTGCTTTTCCAGCTCTTTATAACCAGTGCTCAAATCTTGGTTCACTACCTAATGTTGCACATGTTGTGGCCACCAAAAGTGTGTTCCACATCTACTACAACCCCAGGTGA